Proteins encoded together in one Leucoraja erinacea ecotype New England chromosome 30, Leri_hhj_1, whole genome shotgun sequence window:
- the vamp3 gene encoding vesicle-associated membrane protein 3 yields the protein MSAPCPPDTPPTAPGPYGSNRKLQQTQAQVDEVVDIMRVNVDRVLERDQKLTELDDRADALQAGASQFETSAAKLKRKYWWKNCKMWAILIAVILIIIIIIVVWQTS from the exons GTCTGCACCATGTCCCCCAGACACTCCGCCAACTGCTCCAGGACCCTATGGCAGCAACAGGAAATTGCAGCAGACCCAGGCACAAGTGGATGAG GTTGTGGATATCATGAGAGTGAATGTAGACAGAGTTCTTGAACGAGACCAGAAGCTGACAGAGCTGGATGACCGGGCTGATGCACTGCAAGCAGGGGCGTCGCAGTTTGAGACCAGTGCTGCAAAACTAAAACGCAAATATTGGTGGAAGAACTGTAAG ATGTGGGCAATCTTAATAGCGGTCATCCTGATCATCATAATTATCATAGTTG TTTGGCAGACCTCGTAA
- the LOC129711421 gene encoding transcription factor HES-3-like: protein MGAGSCGERRLLAFTCKVAILYKPLANGAPGYFTAHLFLRSKHTQEKKHITIRGIKKECEMKNTNKPAGRFLLPVATQTCGHRKISKPLMEKKRRARINECLEQLKSLLEDHYSNNIRKRKLEKADILELTVKHLRDLQSSRQGAVRMSRDGAAQYQAGFRSCLNAVSQYLLRSKGTEEHLRLGVLNHLVTAFPVFSGSGSGFGAVDGGSRNEGRLLVNPAAQPQGELCGPAAKATAASALRHSIQQQVADISATENSSPETPAQEQDAAPVAAQTKPPANRVASPDLEQLWRPW, encoded by the exons ATGGGCGCGGGCAGCTGCGGGGAGCGGCGACTCCTTGCATTCACATGCAAAGTGGCGATACTTTATAAACCCCTCGCCAACGGCGCTCCCGGCTATTTCACCGCTCACCTGTTCTTGCGGAGCAAGCACACCcaggaaaaaaaacacataactATAAGGGGAATCAAAAAAGAGTGTGAAATGAAAAATACCAACAAGCCGGCGGGTCGGTTCTTGCTCCCAGTCGCCACACAAACCTGCGGCCACAGGAAG ATTTCAAAGCCGCTGATGGAGAAAAAAAGAAGGGCTCGGATCAACGAGTGCCTGGAACAGCTGAAGTCGTTGCTGGAAGACCACTACTCTAATAAC ATTAGGAAACGCAAACTGGAAAAGGCCGACATCCTGGAATTAACCGTGAAACATCTGAGGGATTTGCAGAGTTCTCGACAGG gggCGGTGCGGATGTCGAGAGACGGAGCGGCGCAGTACCAGGCGGGATTCAGGAGCTGCCTGAACGCAGTCAGCCAGTACCTGCTGCGGAGCAAGGGCACGGAGGAGCACCTGCGGCTGGGCGTACTCAACCACCTGGTCACCGCTTTCCCCGTCTtctccggctccggctccggctTCGGCGCGGTGGACGGCGGCAGCCGAAACGAAGGCCGGCTTCTAGTCAATCCGGCGGCGCAGCCCCAAGGCGAGCTGTGTGGGCCCGCGGCCAAAGCCACCGCCGCCTCCGCGCTTCGACACAGCATCCAGCAGCAAGTAGCTGACATCTCGGCGACTGAAAATTCCAGCCCAGAGACCCCCGCACAAGAACAGGACGCAGCGCCCGTCGCTGCCCAAACTAAACCCCCCGCCAACCGTGTAGCCTCCCCTGACTTGGAACAGCTGTGGCGGCCTTGGTAG